The nucleotide window TGGTCTTAGGCTCGGCAACCTTCTTGCTCATCTTGAATGATCCGGACGCTCCGATGCCCTTGATCTGGACCAGAGTCCCATTAACGACCAGACTCTTGATGGCGGTCTTAACGCGGGAATTGTTCTTCTCCACATCGTAGCCTCCGGCAGCCAGAGCCTTCTTGACGGCGGACAGAGACACGCCGCTTCGCTCCTTGGATGCGGCCACAGCTTTAACGATGAGATCGCTGACTTTGGGGCCAGCTGCCTTCGGCTTGGAAACCTTCTTCTTGGCGGCTTTGGCCGGTGCAGCGGCTGGAGGGACTTCTGCCATGTTCTGCTCAAGTGTTCTGTTCCTGCTCACACTGACACGAGTCTGGCTGAAGTGCTGGAGAGAGCCGAGCAGGGGCTGCCCTTAAGCACACCATGAGAACCGTGGAGACTCAACTCAGCCCATTGCGCCACTCTGCAGGCTGAAAACTTTGACACTTGTGTTTTCTCTTCACTGATAAAAGCCTCCAAAGTCACTGTAGAAAAAGTGCTGAAGGCTGACTGTTAATGGAACTGATAGCGGACTTAATTCGCTTCATTTTGAAAGTATGTATAGCTCTGATGCTCACTGAATCTTGTTTGTGGAGCTTCCAATGGTCACATTTCCCCCGCTGTGGACAGCACTGTTCAGCTGCTTATCCCTCTAATTCTTCTActgaaaacatttcaaatgcaCCAAATCTTTGATAAAAGCTGTTTTCAAGTGACCCACATGTGTGTCCAGGGACTCCCTGTAAAAAACAGCTGTATTTTGTTTATGATATTATAATAAAGTGAAGTTTTCTGGTAGGAGCAAACACACTGATGATCCGGGGCATAGGGTGCGGTTTAACCAGGCTTCCCATAAGGTGCTCGCTGTGAACATGTCTCCAGGTGAGGAGGAGGACTCATTTAAATATACTAAATTAGGCTATTCATTATATCAAACAGCGTGGCAAATACAGCTTAGTTAAACTGTTTCACTGACACTCATCAGAAACTTGATGCTGATTTAATGG belongs to Pseudochaenichthys georgianus chromosome 14, fPseGeo1.2, whole genome shotgun sequence and includes:
- the LOC117458742 gene encoding histone H1-like is translated as MAEVPPAAAPAKAAKKKVSKPKAAGPKVSDLIVKAVAASKERSGVSLSAVKKALAAGGYDVEKNNSRVKTAIKSLVVNGTLVQIKGIGASGSFKMSKKVAEPKTKKPADKKVAPKAKKPAAKPAPAKKPAAGKKSPKKAKKPAAALKAAPKSPKKATKSPKKVVKKAAKSPKKVVKKAPAVKKSPAKVAKPKAKKAAPKKK